The following are encoded in a window of Peromyscus eremicus chromosome 12, PerEre_H2_v1, whole genome shotgun sequence genomic DNA:
- the Dppa2 gene encoding developmental pluripotency-associated protein 2 has product MTYFFLYTWNASFCKEEIDEENVILTLVPVTEEPMIEVSTESIISSPIGLQPPVPPVPTFEASKPPASLQVPHLPAVLPPINDVSRNTLREWCRYHNLSTDGKKIDVYKRLQKNSYSKQQCHIPDTSLEARLKTLPRKPKTVVTKGSKPENLNSSRSEETGIVEVLTSERESVFATWGRIAMRATQPRNVNRQPLPSNVKAFLPPTTGSRWCVVHGRMLPADKAGWVYLQMHAGHAWVPDTPQRMMCLFLLPACVFPTPGVEDNLLCPECVHSNRKMLRNFQSEKRSAKKHKKLSPNLPT; this is encoded by the exons ATGACATATTTCTTCCTGTACACCTGGAACGCTTC CTTCTGTAAGGAGGAAATTGAtgaagaaaatgttattttaacgCTGGTCCCAGTGACAGAGGAGCCCATGATCGAAGTGTCTACCGAATCAATTATTTCTTCACCCATTGGCCTCCAGCCACCAG TTCCTCCTGTGCCAACTTTTGAGGCTAGCAAGCCTCCAGCGTCCCTACAAGTGCCCCATCTGCCAGCTGTGCTGCCCCCCATTAATGATGTGTCCCGGAACACTCTTCGGGAATGGTGTCGCTATCACAACTTGAGTACAGATGGAAAG AAAATTGACGTTTACAAGAGACTCCAGAAGAATTCGTATTCCAAACAGCAATGC CACATTCCTGACACATCTCTTGAAGCCAGACTGAAGACACTTCCCAGGAAACCCAAGACTGTTGTCACCAAAGGATCCAAGCCTGAAAATCTCAACAGTAGTAGGAGTGAGGAGACCGGTATAGTTGAAGTGCTAACTTCAGAAAGGGAGTCGGTATTCGCAACCTGGGGAAGGATTGCTATGAGAGCTACCCAGCCTAGAAATGTGAACCGACAACCTCTTCCCTCTAATGTAAAGGCCTTTCTGCCACCAACCACTG GATCCAGGTGGTGTGTTGTCCACGGCAGAATGCTCCCTGCAGATAAGGCAGGCTGGGTGTACCTGCAGATGCACGCCGGTCATGCCTGGGTTCCAGACACTCCGCAGAGGATGATGTGTCTCTTCCTATTACCAGCCTGTGTTTTCCCAACCCCAGGAGTGGAAGACAACCTGCTGTGCCCTGAATGCGTCCACAG CAATAGGAAGATGTTGAGAAATTTTCAAAGCGAGAAACGCTCtgcaaagaaacacaaaaagcTATCTCCAAATTTGCCAACTTAG